Proteins encoded within one genomic window of Candidatus Korarchaeota archaeon NZ13-K:
- a CDS encoding ACT domain-containing protein, with translation MMGEEVYDFTTMDSKSRITIPIKIRKVLGLSEGMRFLVVANVPRKEIRIIPLIQLQAKVYRIRIVMLDRPGVLARVAGLLAEENVDLLMTESRTVRRGELAEWVVMADLSGCRLDALELIERIKGLDFVRSVEVTSLD, from the coding sequence ATGATGGGGGAGGAGGTGTATGACTTCACGACGATGGACTCGAAGAGCAGGATAACGATCCCCATCAAGATAAGGAAAGTATTGGGGCTGAGTGAGGGAATGAGGTTCCTTGTGGTGGCTAACGTCCCGAGAAAGGAGATAAGAATAATCCCGCTGATCCAGCTCCAGGCAAAGGTTTACAGGATCAGGATAGTGATGCTGGACAGGCCCGGGGTCCTGGCCAGGGTGGCTGGCCTGCTCGCGGAGGAGAACGTGGACCTTCTGATGACGGAGTCTAGGACCGTAAGGAGGGGGGAGCTAGCGGAGTGGGTCGTGATGGCGGATCTGTCTGGCTGCAGGCTCGATGCCCTGGAGCTGATAGAGAGGATCAAGGGGCTCGATTTCGTCAGGAGCGTTGAGGTGACGAGCCTGGACTGA
- a CDS encoding amino acid ABC transporter permease — protein sequence MQWSVLDYIPFLMEGIPWTLALVSGGLAMGFSLGLPLSLLETFGPGRLARLVQAYVWFFRGTPLLVLLSLIYWGLPSLGLRLSSFLASVLALGLRSGAYQSQIFRSALLSVEEGQLLAARSIGMTDLQAILHVMVPQALRIALPSWSNEYAIMLKDSSICFALGVMEILTRAKYVSTATDLALIPFLIAGIIYLVLTKAGVGLMELIQRRLGIPGFLGVSDCSGSRT from the coding sequence ATGCAGTGGAGCGTCCTGGATTACATCCCATTTTTGATGGAGGGCATACCCTGGACGCTAGCCCTCGTCTCCGGGGGGCTGGCTATGGGCTTCTCCCTGGGGCTGCCCCTCTCCCTCCTCGAGACCTTCGGCCCGGGGAGGTTGGCCAGGCTGGTCCAGGCCTACGTCTGGTTCTTCAGGGGGACCCCCCTCCTCGTGCTGCTCTCCCTCATCTACTGGGGGCTCCCCTCGCTGGGGCTCAGGCTCAGCTCCTTCCTGGCGAGCGTCCTAGCTCTGGGCCTGAGGAGCGGCGCCTACCAGTCCCAGATATTCAGGAGCGCCCTCCTCTCGGTAGAGGAAGGGCAGCTCCTAGCGGCCAGATCCATAGGTATGACAGATCTCCAAGCGATCCTGCATGTTATGGTACCTCAGGCCCTCAGGATAGCTCTCCCATCATGGTCCAATGAGTACGCCATAATGCTGAAGGACTCGTCAATATGCTTCGCCCTGGGGGTCATGGAGATACTCACGAGGGCCAAGTACGTATCCACTGCCACGGATCTTGCCCTGATTCCCTTCCTCATCGCTGGAATCATCTACCTGGTCCTCACAAAGGCTGGGGTTGGCCTGATGGAGCTTATTCAAAGGAGGCTCGGGATACCGGGCTTTTTGGGGGTGAGCGATTGCTCAGGATCGAGGACCTGA
- a CDS encoding amino acid ABC transporter substrate-binding protein, whose product MWDGGTMVGRYVAVLLLGLLMGSLLGYGIAGLSQAPARECLYEPGKFTYPPKEGQEVVVVYGFDANYPPFTVMQPNGTPVGFDVDVMNLIAKKYGWRIVYKPWDWSTIVTALENGDIDVIASGMTFNAPRSQKIWFSVPYYSYVHQLVALREDRRSMEELLNSGEYVAVQIGSTADEWAERLLKSGYNFKKLGLDSYVAALQALLDGRASALITDSAFLGPYLKRNPEVEARIRIVGEIGAPYVYAIATRPQDKWLRDRINEALEELMNSPKWNELLRKWGLD is encoded by the coding sequence ATGTGGGATGGTGGGACAATGGTGGGTAGATACGTCGCGGTGCTCCTGCTTGGGCTCCTGATGGGATCACTCCTGGGCTACGGGATAGCGGGGCTCTCCCAGGCCCCCGCCCGCGAATGCCTCTATGAGCCCGGGAAGTTCACCTATCCCCCGAAGGAAGGGCAGGAGGTAGTCGTAGTTTACGGTTTCGATGCCAACTATCCTCCCTTCACGGTCATGCAGCCGAATGGAACCCCCGTTGGTTTCGACGTGGACGTCATGAACCTCATAGCGAAGAAGTACGGATGGAGGATAGTCTACAAGCCCTGGGACTGGTCCACCATAGTGACGGCGCTTGAGAACGGTGATATAGATGTCATAGCCTCCGGTATGACCTTCAACGCCCCCAGGTCCCAGAAGATATGGTTCTCAGTTCCCTACTACTCATACGTCCACCAACTGGTCGCCCTGAGGGAGGATAGGAGGAGCATGGAGGAGCTGCTGAACTCCGGTGAGTATGTGGCCGTTCAGATAGGTTCTACGGCCGATGAGTGGGCTGAAAGACTCCTAAAGTCCGGCTACAACTTCAAGAAGCTCGGGCTAGACTCCTATGTGGCTGCCCTCCAGGCGCTGCTCGACGGCAGGGCCTCAGCCCTGATAACGGACTCAGCCTTCCTGGGTCCCTACCTCAAGAGGAACCCTGAAGTTGAGGCCAGGATAAGGATCGTCGGCGAGATAGGGGCTCCTTACGTCTACGCGATAGCTACAAGACCCCAGGACAAGTGGCTGAGGGACAGGATAAACGAGGCCCTTGAGGAGCTCATGAACAGCCCGAAGTGGAACGAGCTCCTGAGGAAGTGGGGGCTTGATTGA